In a genomic window of Gloeocapsopsis dulcis:
- a CDS encoding carboxypeptidase M32: MQTLEKTHPKLQELKTRLTEINDIESAASLLYWDQATYMPPGGAAARGRQLATLRHIAHTKFTDPTIGQLLADLSSYESSLPNDSDEASLIRVTRRDYERAVKIPADFTARFSQHSTETYEVWAKARSANDFATIYPYLEKTLELSRELANFFPGYEHIADPLIEEADYGMKATSVRELFAELRQQLVPIVEAISAQPVTDASCLHQHFPEAEQIAFSLKVIEKLGYDFQRGRQDKTLHPFMTKFSTGDVRITTRIRENDLNEGLFSTIHETGHALYEQGVNRDFEATPLAGGTSSGVHESQSRLWENMVGRSRHFWQFFYPQLQAQFPSQMRDVPLETFYRAINKVERSLIRTDADEVTYNLHVMIRFDLELQLLEGTLAVRDLPEAWNERYRSDFGIVPPNDSNGVLQDVHWYGGMIGGMFQGYTLGNLMSAQFFQAALQTHPQISLEIEQGNFDTLHNWLKANIYQHGRKYTAAEIVERATGKVLSIEPFMLYIRRKFGELYSL, translated from the coding sequence ATGCAGACACTAGAAAAGACTCATCCCAAACTACAAGAACTAAAAACACGTCTGACTGAAATTAATGACATTGAGTCAGCCGCATCGCTGCTTTACTGGGATCAAGCGACATATATGCCACCTGGAGGTGCAGCTGCGCGGGGACGTCAACTCGCAACACTAAGACACATTGCGCATACAAAATTTACTGACCCTACAATTGGGCAACTTTTGGCAGATTTAAGCTCGTACGAATCAAGTTTACCAAATGATTCAGATGAAGCAAGCTTAATTCGCGTAACTCGCCGCGATTACGAACGCGCCGTCAAAATTCCGGCTGACTTTACCGCAAGATTTTCTCAGCATTCTACTGAAACGTATGAAGTGTGGGCAAAAGCGCGAAGTGCGAATGATTTTGCTACTATTTATCCCTATCTAGAAAAAACGTTAGAACTCAGTCGGGAACTTGCTAATTTCTTTCCTGGCTACGAACATATTGCCGATCCTCTGATTGAGGAGGCAGATTACGGCATGAAGGCAACGAGTGTTAGGGAACTTTTTGCCGAACTACGCCAGCAACTTGTCCCAATTGTGGAAGCTATTTCCGCACAACCTGTGACAGATGCTTCGTGTTTGCATCAGCATTTTCCTGAAGCTGAACAAATCGCATTTAGCTTGAAAGTGATTGAAAAACTTGGTTACGACTTTCAACGTGGGCGACAAGATAAAACGTTGCATCCATTCATGACGAAGTTCTCGACTGGGGATGTACGGATTACAACGCGGATTCGGGAAAATGACTTAAATGAAGGGCTATTTAGTACAATTCATGAAACAGGTCATGCGTTGTATGAGCAAGGAGTGAATCGTGATTTTGAAGCCACTCCTCTAGCAGGAGGAACCTCTTCGGGGGTTCACGAAAGTCAATCGCGGTTATGGGAAAACATGGTGGGGCGTAGCCGTCATTTTTGGCAGTTTTTCTATCCCCAACTACAAGCGCAGTTTCCTAGTCAGATGCGTGATGTTCCTTTAGAGACGTTTTATCGGGCGATTAATAAAGTTGAGCGATCGCTCATTCGTACTGATGCAGATGAAGTCACATATAATCTTCATGTGATGATTCGCTTTGACTTGGAGTTACAACTTCTTGAAGGAACTTTAGCCGTACGCGATTTACCTGAAGCTTGGAATGAGCGCTATCGTAGCGACTTCGGTATTGTGCCTCCTAATGATAGTAATGGTGTTTTACAGGATGTCCATTGGTACGGTGGCATGATTGGCGGAATGTTTCAAGGCTACACGCTGGGTAACTTGATGAGTGCACAATTTTTCCAAGCCGCATTACAAACTCATCCTCAAATTTCTCTGGAAATCGAACAAGGTAATTTTGATACATTGCATAATTGGTTGAAAGCAAATATTTATCAACATGGGCGTAAGTATACTGCAGCGGAGATTGTAGAACGTGCAACAGGAAAAGTGTTAAGTATTGAACCGTTTATGCTTTATATACGCCGTAAATTTGGTGAATTGTACTCTTTATAA
- a CDS encoding riboflavin synthase gives MFTGLIQSLGTIRPLGGDRFSITCSHNSSDAILQDLATGDSVAVDGVCLTVTEVLPQGFVATASPETLRRTTLGQQFDRLVNVETALRVGSKLGGHFVMGHVDGVGCLQTVEQTATSWEMAFTAPDEIARYIVPKGSIAVNGVSLTIADWNPAINLFKVAVIPLSYAETNLQYLGIGNWVNLEGDILGKYVEKLIQFGTDRGEATSPLDTVSPTFLAEHGYL, from the coding sequence ATGTTTACAGGGTTAATTCAATCATTAGGAACGATACGACCGTTGGGAGGTGATCGCTTTTCAATTACTTGCTCCCATAACAGTAGTGACGCTATTCTACAGGATCTTGCCACGGGTGATAGCGTGGCTGTAGATGGTGTGTGTTTGACGGTTACAGAGGTATTACCCCAAGGTTTTGTAGCCACTGCATCCCCAGAAACGCTGCGACGTACAACTCTTGGTCAACAATTTGATCGCCTTGTCAATGTCGAAACAGCATTACGTGTTGGTAGCAAACTAGGCGGTCATTTTGTCATGGGACATGTTGATGGTGTTGGGTGTTTGCAAACCGTTGAGCAAACTGCGACTTCGTGGGAAATGGCGTTTACTGCACCGGATGAGATCGCGCGTTACATTGTCCCTAAAGGTAGTATCGCCGTCAATGGCGTTAGTTTAACAATTGCGGACTGGAATCCAGCAATCAATTTATTTAAGGTAGCGGTGATCCCACTGTCTTATGCCGAAACCAACTTACAATATCTCGGCATTGGGAATTGGGTAAATTTAGAAGGCGATATTTTAGGCAAATACGTCGAGAAGTTAATTCAATTTGGTACTGATCGTGGTGAAGCAACTTCTCCTCTTGATACCGTATCACCCACGTTTTTAGCAGAACACGGATATTTGTAG
- a CDS encoding bifunctional nuclease family protein: MIEMRVAGIAIDAVNRSPIVLLKDGQERRALPIYINQDQAKAIIGALENQKPPRPLTHDLITNILEAWGMTVERIVINAIQDGTFYALLTVSQGEVKKEIDARPSDAIAIALRTNSPIWVMEEVVADASIPVDRDADEAEQQAFREFLANLRPEDLIKGGGFMGES, from the coding sequence ATGATTGAAATGAGAGTCGCTGGCATTGCAATAGATGCCGTAAACCGCAGCCCCATCGTACTTCTGAAAGATGGTCAAGAGCGCCGTGCTTTACCAATTTATATCAACCAAGATCAGGCAAAGGCAATTATTGGTGCGCTAGAAAATCAAAAGCCTCCACGTCCTCTAACGCATGATTTAATCACGAATATCTTAGAAGCGTGGGGCATGACTGTAGAGCGAATTGTGATTAATGCGATCCAAGACGGTACCTTTTACGCGCTACTGACGGTTAGCCAAGGTGAAGTCAAAAAAGAGATCGACGCCCGTCCAAGTGATGCGATCGCGATCGCGCTTCGTACTAATAGCCCAATTTGGGTGATGGAAGAAGTCGTAGCTGATGCCTCGATTCCAGTTGATCGCGACGCGGATGAAGCTGAACAGCAAGCATTTCGCGAATTTCTTGCCAATCTCCGCCCTGAAGATCTCATCAAGGGGGGAGGCTTTATGGGCGAAAGCTAA
- a CDS encoding aldo/keto reductase, giving the protein MRYRRFGKTNLNLSVFSLGTMRYLASEENARQTVYQAVLQGVNHLETARGYGKSEQYLGAAIKAGLPKTRSQLYITSKIAPIDADSMQRSIDESLAHLGLDYIDCLALHGINTWEHLKLIQQPGCMQAVQQAVVDGRVRHVGFSTHAPLEIILAAINTDLFEFVNLHYYYFFQHNAAAIALAAQKDMGVFIISPADKGGLLYTPPQKLQALCQPFSPLELNYRFLLSNPRITTLSMGAANVTELTAPLSVSDRTAALTPQEIAVLQRLERNQKDTLGSDRCSQCYECLPCPETINIPEVLRLRNLAVACDMTEYSKYRYGMFENAGHWFPGMKANRCTECGDCLPRCPEQLNIPTLLQDTHNRLSGREGRRLWD; this is encoded by the coding sequence ATGCGCTACCGTCGCTTTGGAAAAACCAATCTAAATTTATCTGTGTTTTCCTTGGGAACGATGCGCTATTTAGCTTCTGAGGAAAACGCAAGACAAACAGTGTATCAAGCAGTGTTGCAAGGTGTTAATCACCTAGAAACTGCTAGAGGTTATGGGAAAAGTGAGCAGTATCTGGGTGCAGCAATTAAAGCCGGATTACCAAAAACGCGATCGCAACTGTATATTACTAGCAAAATCGCACCAATTGATGCAGATAGTATGCAGCGATCTATTGATGAATCCCTCGCACATCTAGGGTTAGATTATATAGATTGTCTTGCACTTCATGGCATTAATACTTGGGAACATCTCAAACTCATTCAACAGCCAGGCTGTATGCAAGCAGTACAACAAGCTGTTGTGGATGGTAGGGTACGCCATGTTGGCTTTTCTACCCATGCACCGTTAGAGATCATTTTAGCGGCAATCAATACAGATTTGTTTGAATTTGTCAATCTGCATTATTACTATTTTTTTCAACACAATGCAGCAGCGATCGCCCTTGCAGCGCAAAAGGACATGGGAGTTTTTATTATCTCACCAGCTGATAAAGGTGGACTGCTCTACACACCACCCCAAAAATTACAAGCATTGTGTCAACCTTTTTCCCCTCTGGAGTTGAACTACCGCTTTTTACTCAGCAATCCTCGCATTACGACACTCAGCATGGGAGCTGCTAACGTGACGGAACTGACAGCACCCCTAAGTGTGAGCGATCGCACAGCGGCTTTAACACCACAAGAAATAGCAGTATTACAGCGTTTAGAAAGAAATCAAAAAGATACTTTAGGAAGCGATCGTTGTAGCCAATGCTATGAATGTTTACCTTGTCCTGAGACGATTAATATTCCTGAAGTTTTGCGCTTGCGCAATCTTGCTGTCGCTTGCGATATGACTGAATACAGCAAATATCGTTATGGAATGTTTGAAAATGCCGGACACTGGTTTCCTGGAATGAAAGCAAACCGTTGTACTGAGTGCGGTGATTGTCTGCCACGTTGTCCAGAACAGCTTAATATCCCCACCTTATTGCAAGATACTCACAATAGACTCAGCGGACGCGAAGGACGGCGGTTGTGGGATTAA
- a CDS encoding NmrA family NAD(P)-binding protein, with translation MTIVITGATGNTGGWIARHLIEAGVNVTVLVRNPKKLNQEIYQNACVLQGSLDDTEFVVQATKRAEALYWVVPSKVDAVNLRAWQRQVGNAAATAVRSNAIPYVVNLSSNGAHLPSGMGPISGLYEVEQMLNAVTQNVVHLRPGFFMENYLMQIDAIRTANSVFLPFAGDRRLAMIATQDIAEVAAKLLLHHDWSGQSVLGLHGPTDLSFDQAATILSQGLKRSIMHVQITLNQLRDGLLQMGASSNVAADYVEMWQGLSHPEYAPAEPRTAETSTPTSFSQFVQEKMLPLLKKSAVV, from the coding sequence ATGACGATTGTAATTACAGGAGCGACTGGAAACACAGGCGGTTGGATTGCTCGGCATCTGATTGAAGCTGGGGTCAATGTCACAGTTTTAGTGAGAAATCCCAAAAAGTTGAACCAGGAGATTTATCAGAACGCTTGTGTTTTACAGGGTTCTCTCGACGATACTGAATTCGTGGTGCAAGCAACGAAACGAGCAGAAGCACTTTACTGGGTTGTGCCTTCTAAAGTTGATGCAGTCAATTTGCGGGCTTGGCAGCGTCAAGTGGGGAATGCAGCGGCAACTGCTGTCAGATCCAATGCAATTCCCTATGTGGTCAACCTTTCTAGTAATGGTGCTCACCTGCCCAGTGGCATGGGTCCGATTTCTGGACTGTACGAGGTTGAGCAGATGCTGAATGCAGTTACCCAAAATGTAGTGCATTTGCGACCAGGATTTTTTATGGAGAACTATCTGATGCAGATTGATGCCATTCGGACGGCAAACAGTGTATTTTTACCTTTCGCAGGCGATCGCCGTCTCGCCATGATTGCCACCCAGGATATTGCAGAGGTAGCGGCAAAATTGCTGTTACATCATGATTGGAGTGGACAGTCTGTTTTAGGGCTACACGGTCCAACCGATTTGAGTTTTGATCAAGCGGCTACGATTTTGAGTCAGGGATTAAAGCGATCAATTATGCACGTGCAAATCACGTTAAACCAGTTGCGAGATGGTTTGCTGCAAATGGGTGCGAGTAGCAATGTGGCAGCTGACTATGTGGAGATGTGGCAGGGTTTGAGTCATCCTGAGTATGCCCCCGCAGAACCCCGCACAGCCGAAACAAGCACACCAACGTCGTTTTCACAGTTTGTACAGGAGAAGATGTTGCCATTACTGAAAAAGTCTGCTGTTGTATAG
- a CDS encoding AraC family transcriptional regulator, which yields MDALTEILKSVKLHSTVHCRSEFSAPWGVQIDSMEDASFHVVIRGNCWLEVDGMNTPIPLVGGDLVVLPTGVAHTLRDRLDSPAVMLGELLANRPCQGQLKLQYGKGGTSTTVLCGKASFENRDLNPLLSALPPLILIKGEDGQIVEWLDSTLQFIACETVSNRPGAEMMITYLSNILFIQAVRAYLVGLKQQEEGGWLRALVDSQMSIALALIHQHPETNWTVEMLAKQVNMSRSAFAARFKWLVGEAPLQYITRWRMYQAVDLLRSGNLTVTEIAQRVGYDSETAFSKAFKRQIGQSPNQYRKQSICKGSAISI from the coding sequence ATGGATGCGCTCACTGAAATTCTCAAATCTGTCAAGCTGCACAGTACAGTGCATTGTCGCTCGGAATTCTCAGCACCTTGGGGAGTCCAGATTGATTCGATGGAAGATGCCTCGTTTCATGTGGTGATACGAGGAAATTGTTGGCTTGAGGTAGATGGTATGAATACGCCGATTCCCCTGGTAGGTGGCGATCTAGTTGTATTGCCGACTGGGGTTGCTCATACGCTGCGCGATCGCCTAGACAGTCCTGCAGTCATGCTGGGGGAGTTGTTGGCAAATCGTCCCTGCCAAGGACAATTGAAGTTGCAGTATGGCAAAGGAGGAACATCAACGACTGTTTTGTGTGGCAAAGCCAGTTTTGAGAATCGTGACTTGAATCCGCTACTGTCAGCCTTGCCACCGTTGATTCTCATTAAAGGGGAAGACGGACAAATCGTGGAGTGGTTAGATTCAACACTGCAATTTATTGCCTGTGAAACAGTGTCTAATCGTCCAGGCGCAGAAATGATGATTACGTATTTGTCGAATATTCTATTCATTCAAGCTGTGCGAGCCTATCTTGTTGGCTTGAAGCAACAAGAAGAGGGGGGATGGCTGCGGGCGCTAGTTGATTCACAAATGAGTATTGCTCTGGCTCTGATTCACCAACATCCTGAAACCAACTGGACCGTGGAAATGTTAGCAAAGCAGGTGAATATGTCGCGTTCTGCCTTTGCGGCTCGATTTAAGTGGTTAGTGGGTGAAGCGCCACTACAATACATTACTCGTTGGCGCATGTATCAGGCAGTAGACTTGTTGCGATCGGGCAACCTTACAGTCACGGAGATTGCTCAACGAGTGGGTTATGATTCTGAGACTGCGTTTAGTAAAGCATTCAAACGTCAAATCGGACAGTCACCCAATCAATATCGTAAGCAATCCATTTGTAAGGGTTCTGCAATTTCGATTTGA
- a CDS encoding THUMP domain-containing class I SAM-dependent RNA methyltransferase, translating to MNFSYFATTQRGIEAIAAQELERLGVKEVRPDFTGVHFIGDRTTLYRVNLWARTIFKVLVPIQEFYCPNSDILYQEVQKITWDEYLKPNNTLAVHCTGGNQKLNHTHFTALQVKNAIVDQQREKSGQRSSVDLQNPDLTINVHIHQDRCTLSLDSSGTSLHRRGYRQAMGTAPLKETLAAALLDIAEWDTNLPFLDPFCGSGTLPIEAALKALNIAPGLFRQKFGFQNFPDFDPQLWQQLLAEAQNSRLSKLPTLIWGSDRDPNVLAQARSNAQRCGIEHQIKLAQTELSQLEAPADCGVIVCNPPYGERIGETKELGILYKMLGDVFKQRFKGWTAFVLTGNKELAKKVGLKAARRIPVYNGALACTLLKYELY from the coding sequence TTGAATTTTAGCTACTTTGCAACGACACAACGCGGAATAGAAGCCATTGCGGCTCAAGAATTAGAACGTTTAGGAGTAAAAGAAGTACGTCCTGACTTTACTGGCGTGCATTTTATTGGCGATCGCACAACACTATATCGCGTCAATCTCTGGGCAAGGACGATTTTCAAAGTACTAGTGCCAATTCAAGAATTTTACTGCCCTAACTCAGACATTCTCTACCAAGAAGTGCAAAAAATCACCTGGGATGAGTATCTTAAGCCCAATAACACGTTGGCGGTACACTGCACAGGAGGTAATCAAAAACTCAACCATACCCACTTCACAGCATTACAAGTCAAAAACGCCATTGTCGATCAACAACGCGAGAAATCAGGTCAAAGATCGAGCGTAGATCTCCAAAATCCGGATTTAACAATTAACGTTCACATCCATCAAGACCGTTGTACTTTAAGCTTAGACAGTTCAGGCACAAGTCTACATCGACGCGGTTATCGCCAAGCAATGGGCACAGCACCTCTCAAGGAAACACTTGCTGCTGCACTTTTGGATATAGCAGAGTGGGATACCAATCTTCCATTTTTAGATCCTTTCTGTGGTTCTGGAACCTTACCTATTGAGGCAGCATTAAAAGCTTTGAATATTGCACCAGGTTTATTTCGGCAAAAATTTGGCTTTCAAAACTTTCCTGATTTTGATCCTCAACTATGGCAACAACTGCTCGCAGAAGCACAAAATAGCAGATTATCAAAACTACCGACACTTATTTGGGGAAGCGATCGCGATCCAAATGTTTTAGCTCAAGCGCGTAGTAATGCGCAACGCTGTGGTATCGAACATCAAATTAAATTGGCTCAAACTGAATTATCTCAACTCGAAGCGCCAGCCGACTGTGGAGTTATTGTCTGTAATCCACCCTACGGAGAACGGATAGGAGAAACAAAAGAACTAGGTATACTTTATAAAATGTTGGGCGATGTCTTTAAACAACGTTTCAAAGGTTGGACAGCTTTTGTTTTAACAGGAAACAAAGAATTAGCTAAAAAAGTTGGACTAAAAGCTGCACGACGCATTCCCGTATATAACGGTGCTTTAGCGTGTACGTTACTGAAGTACGAACTGTATTAA
- a CDS encoding CoB--CoM heterodisulfide reductase iron-sulfur subunit B family protein has protein sequence MSSHLQYAYFPGCVAQGACRELYQSTQALTQALGIELIELKKAACCGSGTFKEDSLLLEDTVNARNIALAEELNLPLLTHCSTCQGVIGRVDERLKESQQTNPAYLEQVNGLLTQEGCLPYRGNTTVKHLLYAIVADYGLQELENRVSRRLSGIKCAAFYGCYLLRAQKSMPYDDPYNPQSMENIFRAIGATPIYYRGRTQCCGWPLSSYATTQAFKMAGMHIQEALVAGADCMVTPCPLCHLNLDSRQPEVEKVVGEKLGLPVLHLPQLIALALGIKPQELGLERHIVSTRPLLEKLGF, from the coding sequence ATGTCTTCCCATTTACAGTATGCTTATTTTCCTGGCTGTGTTGCCCAGGGAGCCTGCCGCGAACTTTATCAATCTACGCAAGCATTAACTCAAGCTTTAGGTATTGAGCTTATAGAACTTAAGAAAGCCGCATGCTGCGGTTCTGGCACTTTTAAGGAAGATTCACTGCTATTAGAAGATACTGTGAATGCCCGTAATATTGCATTAGCTGAAGAATTAAATCTACCCCTACTGACACATTGCAGCACTTGCCAAGGAGTTATTGGTCGTGTTGATGAACGTTTAAAAGAGTCTCAGCAGACTAACCCCGCTTACCTTGAGCAAGTCAATGGCTTACTCACACAAGAAGGCTGTTTACCCTATCGCGGTAATACCACAGTTAAACACTTGTTGTATGCGATCGTTGCCGATTATGGGTTACAAGAACTAGAAAACCGCGTATCACGACGTTTGAGCGGTATTAAATGTGCTGCTTTTTATGGGTGTTACTTACTTCGCGCCCAAAAATCGATGCCTTATGACGACCCTTACAACCCCCAATCAATGGAAAATATATTTCGGGCGATTGGTGCAACGCCAATATACTATCGTGGACGAACTCAGTGCTGTGGTTGGCCCCTTTCTAGCTATGCTACTACCCAAGCATTTAAAATGGCAGGGATGCATATTCAAGAAGCTCTTGTAGCTGGTGCAGATTGTATGGTGACACCTTGCCCTTTGTGTCATCTCAATCTTGATTCTCGTCAACCCGAAGTAGAAAAAGTAGTTGGTGAGAAGCTGGGTTTACCTGTGTTGCATTTACCTCAATTAATTGCTTTAGCATTGGGTATTAAACCTCAAGAATTAGGTTTAGAAAGACATATTGTCTCTACTCGCCCTTTATTGGAGAAGTTAGGATTTTAA
- the acpP gene encoding acyl carrier protein, with the protein MSEAEIFEKVKKIVTEQLSVEAEKVTPPANFANDLGADSLDTVELVMALEEEFDIEIPDEAAEQITTVQQAVDYISNKVTASA; encoded by the coding sequence ATGAGCGAAGCGGAAATTTTTGAAAAAGTCAAGAAAATTGTTACCGAGCAGCTGAGTGTTGAAGCTGAAAAGGTTACACCACCAGCAAACTTTGCGAACGACCTAGGAGCCGATTCGCTTGACACTGTTGAACTTGTGATGGCTTTAGAGGAAGAATTTGATATTGAAATTCCCGATGAGGCAGCTGAGCAAATTACAACTGTGCAGCAAGCTGTAGATTACATCAGCAACAAAGTTACTGCATCCGCTTAG
- the fabF gene encoding beta-ketoacyl-ACP synthase II has translation MTDKEKKRVVVTGIGAITPIGNTPDEYWEGLLNGRSGIGSITLFDASHHKCRIAGEVKGFNPHDYLDSKDAKRMDRFAQFAVSASLQALADAQFVINELNAEQVGVIIGTGIGGIKVLEDQQTVYLNRGPDRCSPFMVPMMIANMAAGLTAIHIGAKGPNTCPVTACAAGSNAVGDAFRMIQRGYAQAMICGGAEAAVTPLSVAGFAAARTLSTRNDDPAHASRPFDRDRDGFVMGEGAGILLLEELEHARSRGARIYAEIVGYGMTCDAYHMTSPVPGGEGATRAMQLALKDALLDPTQVNYINAHGTSTAMNDTTETAAMKKVLGDHAYKVAISSTKSMTGHLLGGSGGIEAVATTLAIAHDQLPPTINLENPDPECDLDYVPNVSRAQKVNIALSNSFGFGGHNVTLVFQKFTD, from the coding sequence ATGACAGATAAGGAAAAAAAACGTGTTGTCGTAACGGGTATCGGTGCTATCACGCCGATTGGCAATACTCCAGATGAGTACTGGGAAGGGTTGTTAAATGGACGCAGCGGGATTGGTTCGATTACCTTGTTCGATGCCTCCCATCACAAGTGCCGCATTGCCGGTGAAGTCAAAGGATTTAATCCTCATGACTACCTTGATAGCAAAGATGCCAAGCGCATGGATCGATTTGCTCAATTTGCGGTTTCAGCCAGTTTACAAGCGCTCGCGGACGCACAGTTTGTCATCAATGAACTGAACGCAGAACAAGTGGGCGTGATTATTGGTACTGGCATTGGTGGTATTAAGGTACTAGAAGATCAACAAACGGTTTATCTTAATCGCGGTCCTGACCGCTGTAGCCCGTTTATGGTGCCAATGATGATCGCAAACATGGCAGCAGGATTGACAGCAATCCACATTGGTGCTAAAGGTCCAAATACTTGTCCAGTAACAGCATGTGCTGCTGGTTCCAACGCAGTTGGTGATGCGTTTCGGATGATTCAGCGTGGTTATGCCCAAGCAATGATTTGTGGCGGCGCAGAAGCAGCGGTCACGCCATTGTCAGTAGCAGGTTTTGCTGCAGCCCGAACGCTGTCTACCCGTAATGACGATCCTGCCCACGCCAGTCGTCCTTTTGATCGCGATCGCGATGGATTTGTCATGGGTGAAGGTGCGGGAATTCTGCTACTAGAGGAACTCGAACACGCCCGTAGTCGTGGCGCGCGCATTTATGCCGAGATTGTCGGCTACGGAATGACGTGCGATGCCTATCATATGACATCACCTGTACCTGGAGGCGAAGGAGCAACTCGCGCTATGCAACTTGCGCTAAAAGATGCTTTGTTAGATCCAACCCAAGTGAACTATATTAATGCCCACGGTACTAGTACCGCGATGAATGACACGACTGAAACAGCAGCGATGAAGAAAGTGTTGGGCGATCATGCCTATAAAGTCGCAATCAGCTCGACTAAGTCAATGACTGGGCACTTATTAGGTGGTTCGGGTGGAATTGAAGCTGTAGCAACAACTCTCGCGATCGCACATGACCAACTACCACCAACGATTAACTTGGAAAATCCCGATCCAGAGTGTGACTTAGATTACGTACCTAATGTTTCTCGCGCCCAAAAAGTAAATATTGCTTTGTCAAATTCTTTTGGCTTTGGTGGGCATAATGTAACTTTGGTGTTTCAGAAGTTCACTGATTAG